A segment of the Collimonas fungivorans genome:
CCCGCAACGGTGCATCGGAAACGAGAGGGGAAACGAGAGAGGAAATGCGGGAAAACGGAGTTGCGTGTATTCTGCTGTGCAGGCGCAAAATGCACTTTATGACGTCGCCATAACGGAGAAAAAATGAGTGAAAAAGAAGAGACAAGCGCAGAGAGTCTGAGCCGCCGGCTGATCCGCAACTTCAATGCCGTGCCGCTGGAGCATCAGGTGCGCGAGCCTTTGTACGATACGCTGTGCGCGCGCCTAGGGACGGGCACGGCGGCCCAAAAGCTGGGCGCCAGCGTGGATACCGTGGCCCCCGGCAAGATATCCTGCCCCTATCATTTTCATTACGCGCAGGAAGAGATGTTTATTATCCTGGAGGGCAGCGGCACGCTGCGGGTGGCGGGGGAAATGCTGCCGCTGCGCAGCGGCGATGTGGTCTTCATTCCGCCCGGCCCGGAATATCCGCACCAGATTGTGAATACTTCCGACCAGCCATTGAAGTACCTGTCGGTCAGCACCAGGGAGCAGCCCGAGGTGTGCGAATACCCCGATTCCGGCAAGTTCCTGGCGATGGCGTCGGCCGGGGGAGAACGGGTTTTCGACGTGATACAGCGCAAATCGAATGACCTGGATTACTGGGATGGCGAGCCGTAGGGTGTGCACTGATGAATTTCAGCGCTAGGTTTTTGCTACGGAACGTGTAGTTATGCGCATTGGCGCGGTTTTGCAGGGCCGACTACGTATTGTATCCGCTGCTTACCTTAAAGGCATCAGGTACAATGTCTCTATCAGGCAGGGTACTATTGGGGGGAAATCGAAATGTTGACTAATGAAGTCAAGCGTCAGGTCTTCCTGAAGCTACGTTCGGAGAATTACCGAGCCAGCCTTCGGCTCGAAGGGCTGGTCCAACGCCCGGTAGGCGTCAATAAACCTGCCGTTGGAGCAACTACGGCGGCGCTCAAGACAAAGAATGTCCGATAAGTATGGCACTGGCCAGGACGGGCAATACTGCTATCCGAACTCTGATGTGCTGATTAACAAGCTTGGAATTACCGAGGAAGAGGCCTTGGAAGTGGCCGAAATCGAGCTAAGCCAAGCCCGTATTGATCAGTATGAGCCGAACTTCGATGATCTTTCCCTGTCGGCCCTGCGCGCGATTCATTTTCATTTATTTCAAGATCTCTATAGCTGGGCGGGCGAGCTTCGGACGGTCGATATCAGCAAAGGCAGCACACGGTTCGCGAACATCAGCCGAATCGAGCCCGAGGCGGAAAAACTCTTTCGGCAGCTTGAACAGGAAAACTATCTCATCGGTTTGTCGCGCGAGCAATTCGTTGCCCGACTGGCGCACTACTACTGTGAGCTCAACGTCATTCACCCGTTTCGCGATGGTAACGGACGTGCGCAGCGGCTGATGTTTGAAGTGATTGGCATCAATGCCGGCTTCGAACTTCGCTGGGAGCCGATCGGGCGTGCGGAATGGGGCGAGGCCAACATCGCTGCTTACAATTGCCAGCTTGATCCGTTGGTCGGTCTCCTCGATCGTGCTATTACCCCAATTTAAGTTTCCACAGTCGCATGACCTCGCAGAGCAAGATTGCGTTGAGCACCG
Coding sequences within it:
- a CDS encoding cupin domain-containing protein; the protein is MSEKEETSAESLSRRLIRNFNAVPLEHQVREPLYDTLCARLGTGTAAQKLGASVDTVAPGKISCPYHFHYAQEEMFIILEGSGTLRVAGEMLPLRSGDVVFIPPGPEYPHQIVNTSDQPLKYLSVSTREQPEVCEYPDSGKFLAMASAGGERVFDVIQRKSNDLDYWDGEP
- a CDS encoding YhfG family protein, whose protein sequence is MLTNEVKRQVFLKLRSENYRASLRLEGLVQRPVGVNKPAVGATTAALKTKNVR
- a CDS encoding putative adenosine monophosphate-protein transferase Fic, translating into MSDKYGTGQDGQYCYPNSDVLINKLGITEEEALEVAEIELSQARIDQYEPNFDDLSLSALRAIHFHLFQDLYSWAGELRTVDISKGSTRFANISRIEPEAEKLFRQLEQENYLIGLSREQFVARLAHYYCELNVIHPFRDGNGRAQRLMFEVIGINAGFELRWEPIGRAEWGEANIAAYNCQLDPLVGLLDRAITPI